The Arachis hypogaea cultivar Tifrunner chromosome 19, arahy.Tifrunner.gnm2.J5K5, whole genome shotgun sequence genome has a window encoding:
- the LOC112779468 gene encoding putative ABC transporter C family member 15 isoform X2: protein MALEEDYFYNILSPTIDSPCLLEHIILPVEFGFFLILLFQLLRKNLNFINKQNKIPSDMIHQTITTNHGLAYKISIVLTTLMVALHAATLSLIIFNHETQCTSKFKAIASETIQVLSWGVSLIAIFKVSRTSSYFPWILRAWWICSFILCIVGTSLHTIFSVSQKGQIGLREYADFIGLVTSTFLLIVSIRGKSDIVCVQKSEVTEPLLSSKPGKTSEFPKESPYGKATLMQLINFSWLNPLFEEGYKKPLEQSDIPNVDIKDSAEFLTSAFDESLRQVKEKDGTTNPSIYKAIYHFTRKKAAINALFAIICASASYVGPYLITDFVDFLGDKEKQGLKTGYLLSLAFLCAKMVETITQRQWIFGARQLGLRLRSALISHIYKKGLHLSNRSRQSHTGGEIMNYMSVDVQRITDFIWYVNVIWMLPIQISLAVLILHTNLGLGSMAALAATLAVMTLNIPLTKIQKRYQAKIMAAKDERMKATSEVLRNMKTLKLQAWDSEFLQRLESLRKVEYNWLLKSLQQAALSAFIFWGSPTFISVITFWACMLMGIELTAGRVLSAFATFRMLQDPIFSLPDLLNVMAQGKVSVDRIASYLREEEIQHDVIENVSRDKTEFDVVIDKGRFSWDPESRTPSIDQIELKVKRGMKVAICGSVGSGKSSLLSGILGEIYKQSGKVKISGTKAYVPQSPWILTGNIRDNITFGKEYDPEKYEKTVQACALKKDFELFSCGDLTEIGERGINMSGGQKQRIQIARAVYQDADIYLLDDPFSAVDAHTGTHLFKECLMGILKEKTILFVTHQVEFLPAADLILVMQNGKITQAGKFEELLKQNIGFEVLVGAHSKALESILTVENSSRTAQNPIAEAESNLNAKLMHKEQHDTVEDNPPERKGNEGKLVQDEERETGSISKEVYWTYLTTAKGGALVPVIILAQSSFQILQIASNYWMAWVCPTSSDAKPIFDMNFILLIYMVLSVSGALCVLVRALLVAYTGLWTAQTFFTSMLHSVLRAPMSFFDSTPTGRILNRVSTDQSILDLEMATKLGWCAFSVIQILGTIAVMSQVAWQVFAIFIPVTAVCIWYQRYYTPTARELARLAQIQIAPILHHFAESLAGAASIRAFDQEGRFIHTNLDLVDGHARPWFHNVSAMEWLSFRLNILSNFVFAFSLVMLVSLPEGIINPSIAGLAVTYGINLNVLQAQVIWNICNAENKMISVERILQYRNIASEAPLVIQDSRPPSNWPATGTICFTNLEIRYAEQLPSVLKHITCTFPGQKKIGVVGRTGSGKSTLIQAIFRIVEPREGSIVIDNVDICKIGLHDLRSRLSIIPQDPSMFEGTVRGNLDPLELYSDTQIWEALDKCQLGQLVREKQDKLDSPVVENGENWSVGQRQLFCLGRALLKRSSILVLDEATASVDSATDGVIQQIISHEFKDRTVVTIAHRIHTVIDSDLVLVLSDGRIAEYDEPSKLLEREDSFFYKLIKEYSSRSSGFNSLAAQHVQS, encoded by the exons ATGGCTTTGGAGGAGGACTACTTCTACAACATACTTAGTCCAACAA TAGATTCACCATGCTTGTTGGAGCATATAATTCTACCTGTGGAATTTGGATTCTTTCTGATATTGTTATTCCAACTTCTGAGGAAAAATTTGAACTTCATCAACAAGCAGAACAAAATCCCCTCAGATATGATTCATCAAACTATAACAACAAACCATGGTTTAGCTTACAAAATCAGCATAGTTCTCACCACTTTGATGGTAGCTCTTCATGCAGCAACTCTATCACTTATCATTTTCAATCATGAGACTCAATGCACTTCAAAATTCAAGGCTATTGCATCAGAAACAATTCAAGTTCTATCATGGGGTGTGAGTCTAATTGCAATTTTCAAGGTATCAAGAACAAGTTCTTATTTTCCTTGGATTCTCAGAGCTTGGTGGATTTGTAGTTTCATTTTGTGCATTGTTGGAACATCACTTCATACAATATTCAGTGTTAGCCAAAAGGGTCAAATTGGTTTAAGAGAATATGCAGATTTCATTGGTTTGGTTACTTCAACATTCTTATTGATTGTTTCAATTAGAGGGAAGAGTGACATTGTGTGTGTTCAAAAAAGTGAGGTAACTGAACCACTTCTGAGTTCAAAACCTGGTAAAACTTCAGAATTTCCAAAGGAATCTCCATATGGAAAGGCTACTTTGATGCAACTCATCAACTTCTCTTGGCTCAATCCATTGTTTGAAGAAGGTTACAAGAAACCTCTTGAGCAAAGTGACATTCCTAATGTTGATATCAAGGACTCGGCCGAGTTTCTAACCTCGGCCTTCGACGAGAGCCTTAGGCAGGTAAAGGAGAAAGATGGAACTACAAACCCCTCTATTTACAAGGCAATCTATCACTTCACCAGGAAGAAAGCAGCAATCAATGCGCTTTTCGCCATAATATGCGCTTCGGCTTCATATGTTGGTCCATACTTGATCACTGACTTTGTTGATTTCTTGGGGGACAAGGAAAAGCAGGGGTTGAAAACAGGGTATCTTCTTTCACTAGCATTCTTGTGTGCTAAGATGGTTGAGACAATAACTCAGAGGCAATGGATTTTCGGTGCAAGGCAATTAGGCCTTCGCCTTAGATCTGCATTGATATCTCATATATATAAGAAGGGTCTGCATCTTTCGAATAGATCGCGACAAAGTCACACAGGCGGCGAGATAATGAACTATATGAGTGTTGATGTGCAGAGAATCACAGATTTCATTTGGTATGTCAATGTGATTTGGATGCTTCCTATACAAATTTCTTTAGCAGTGCTCATTTTGCATACAAATCTTGGATTAGGCTCCATGGCCGCGCTAGCTGCGACTCTAGCAGTGATGACTCTGAACATACCTCTTACCAAAATACAGAAAAGATACCAAGCAAAGATCATGGCAGCCAAAGATGAAAGAATGAAAGCAACTTCAGAAGTTCTGAGAAACATGAAAACTTTGAAGCTTCAAGCATGGgatagtgaatttcttcaaaGGCTAGAATCATTGAGGAAAGTGGAGTATAATTGGTTACTGAAATCATTACAACAAGCAGCACTTTCTGCTTTTATCTTCTGGGGATCACCTACATTCATATCTGTGATAACCTTTTGGGCTTGTATGCTAATGGGAATCGAGCTAACGGCCGGAAGAGTCTTATCCGCATTCGCCACATTTAGAATGTTACAGGATCCTATTTTCAGCCTACCTGATTTACTCAATGTCATGGCTCAAGGGAAAGTTTCAGTTGATAGGATCGCTTCGTACCTTAGGGAGGAAGAAATCCAGCATGATGTCATTGAAAATGTATCAAGGGACAAAACAGAATTTGATGTAGTCATTGATAAAGGGAGATTCAGCTGGGATCCAGAGTCTAGAACTCCATCTATTGATCAAATAGAGTTGAAAGTTAAAAGAGGAATGAAGGTGGCGATTTGTGGATCGGTTGGTTCTGGAAAATCAAGCCTGCTGTCTGGTATTTTGGGAGAGATATATAAGCAATCCGGGAAAGTGAAGATCAGTGGAACCAAAGCTTATGTTCCACAGTCTCCATGGATTCTTACAGGGAATATTAGAGACAATATCACATTTGGAAAAGAGTATGATCCTGAAAAGTATGAGAAAACTGTCCAAGCTTGTGCATTAAAGAAGGACTTTGAGCTATTCTCTTGTGGTGATCTCACTGAGATTGGGGAAAGAGGGATCAACATGAGTGGTGGACAAAAGCAGAGGATTCAGATAGCGCGAGCCGTATACCAAGATGCTGATATATATCTTCTTGATGACCCTTTTAGCGCCGTCGATGCACATACCGGAACACACCTATTTAAA GAGTGTCTTATGGGGATTCTTAAAGAGAAAACCATACTTTTTGTTACACACCAAGTTGAATTTCTTCCAGCAGCAGATCTCATCCTG GTGATGCAAAATGGAAAAATTACACAAGCTGGAAAATTTGAAGAGCTTCTAAAGCAAAACATAGGATTTGAAGTCTTAGTTGGTGCTCATAGTAAAGCTCTCGAGTCGATTCTCACTGTCGAAAACTCAAGCAGAACAGCTCAAAATCCCATAGCTGAAGCAGAATCCAACTTAAATGCGAAACTCATGCACAAAGAACAGCATGACACAGTGGAAGATAATCCACCAGAGAGAAAAGGAAATGAAGGAAAATTGGTTCAAGATGAAGAAAGAGAAACAGGAAGCATATCAAAAGAAGTGTACTGGACTTATTTGACAACTGCGAAAGGAGGAGCATTGGTTCCGGTTATAATCTTAGCACAATCTTCATTCCAAATACTTCAGATTGCAAGTAACTATTGGATGGCTTGGGTTTGTCCTACAAGTAGTGATGCTAAGCCTATATTTGACATGAATTTCATACTTCTTATTTACATGGTTCTTTCTGTTTCTGGCGCGCTATGTGTTCTGGTGCGAGCCTTGTTGGTCGCATACACCGGCCTTTGGACAGCACAGACATTTTTCACAAGCATGCTGCATAGTGTGCTTAGAGCTCCAATGTCATTCTTTGATTCAACACCAACTGGAAGAATCTTGAACAGG gTCTCTACAGATCAAAGTATTCTAGATTTGGAGATGGCAACCAAATTAGGATGGTGTGCTTTCTCTGTAATACAAATTCTGGGAACTATTGCAGTGATGTCTCAGGTGGCATGGCAAGTTTTCGCCATTTTCATTCCGGTAACTGCAGTCTGCATATGGTATCAA AGATATTACACACCAACAGCAAGAGAACTGGCTCGCTTAGCACAGATACAAATTGCACCAATCCTCCACCATTTTGCAGAATCTTTAGCCGGAGCAGCGTCGATACGAGCTTTCGATCAAGAAGGCAGATTCATACATACAAATCTTGATCTTGTGGATGGCCATGCAAGGCCATGGTTTCATAATGTGTCTGCAATGGAATGGCTTTCTTTCAGATTGAACATActttcaaattttgtttttgcCTTCTCACTTGTTATGCTTGTGAGCCTCCCTGAAGGAATAATCAATCCAA GCATTGCAGGGTTGGCAGTAACATATGGGATCAATTTGAATGTGTTGCAAGCTCAAGTTATATGGAACATATGCAATGCTGAAAACAAGATGATCTCAGTTGAAAGAATTCTGCAATACAGAAATATAGCAAGTGAGGCACCACTTGTCATTCAGGACAGCAGGCCGCCGAGCAACTGGCCGGCGACCGGAACAATATGTTTCACAAATTTAGAG ATACGCTATGCTGAACAACTCCCATCAGTTCTGAAACACATCACATGCACATTCCCGGGACAGAAGAAAATTGGCGTTGTAGGACGAACCGGAAGTGGAAAATCGACCCTTATTCAGGCGATTTTTAGGATTGTTGAGCCAAGAGAAGGAAGCATTGTGATTGACAATGTGGACATATGCAAGATAGGTCTGCATGACTTAAGGTCAAGGCTCAGCATCATCCCACAAGACCCTTCCATGTTTGAAGGCACTGTTAGGGGCAACTTGGACCCCTTGGAACTATACTCTGACACTCAAATCTGGGAG gCACTAGATAAATGTCAACTTGGTCAGCTagtgagggaaaagcaagacaaGTTGGATAGCCCAG TGGTAGAAAATGGTGAGAATTGGAGTGTGGGACAAAGGCAACTATTTTGCCTAGGAAGAGCATTGCTGAAGAGAAGCAGCATATTAGTTCTTGATGAAGCAACTGCCTCTGTGGACTCTGCAACTGATGGGGTGATACAGCAGATCATCAGTCACGAGTTTAAAGATCGGACCGTCGTCACAATTGCTCATCGTATCCACACGGTTATAGACAGTGATCTTGTTTTGGTGCTCAGTGATG GGAGAATCGCCGAGTATGATGAGCCGTCGAAGTTACTTGAAAGAGAAGATTCCTTCTTCTATAAACTCATAAAGGAGTATTCAAGCAGATCAAGTGGCTTCAACAGCTTAGCAGCTCAACATGTTCAAAGCTag